A genomic region of Oryza glaberrima chromosome 1, OglaRS2, whole genome shotgun sequence contains the following coding sequences:
- the LOC127760728 gene encoding transcription factor bHLH168-like produces MKSRKNSTTSTKAAGSCHTSSSGGGGGGGGGNCYSSSSSKMERKDVEKNRRLHMKGLCLKLSSLIPAAAPRRHHHHYSTSSSSPPSSTKEAVTQLDHLEQAAAYIKQLKGRIDELKKRKQQAAALTTSTSNGRGGGMPVVEVRCQDGTLDVVVVSEAIGEERERERERAVRLHEVIGVLEEEGAEVVNASFSVVGDKIFYTLHSQALCSRIGLDASRVSHRLRNLLQY; encoded by the exons ATGAAGAGCAGGAAGAACAGCACGACGAGCACAAAAGCAGCAGGCAGCTGCCACACCAGcagcagcggaggaggaggaggaggaggaggcggcaactgctatagcagcagcagtagcaagaTGGAGCGCAAGGATGTGGAGAAGAATCGGCGCCTCCACATGAAGGGTCTCTGCCTCAAGCTCTCCTCcctcatccccgccgccgctccccgccgccatcaccaccactactccacctcctcctcatcgccgccttcctccaccAAG GAGGCTGTGACGCAGCTGGATCAcctggagcaggcggcggcgtacATCAAGCAGCTCAAGGGGAGGATCGACGAgctgaagaagaggaagcagcaggcggcggcactcaccaccagcaccagcaatggccgcggcggcgggatgcCGGTGGTGGAGGTGCGGTGCCAGGATGGGACGCTggacgtggtggtggtgagcgAGGCgatcggggaggagagggagagggagagggagagggcggtGCGGCTGCACGAGGTGATCGGCGTGCTGGAGGAAGAAGGCGCGGAGGTGGTGAACGCCAGCTTCTCCGTCGTCGGCGACAAGATCTTCTACACTCTCCACTCCCAGGCGCTCTGCTCCAGGATCGGCCTCGACGCCTCCAGGGTCTCCCACAGGCTGCGCAACCTCCTCCAATATTAA